The following proteins are encoded in a genomic region of Phragmites australis chromosome 9, lpPhrAust1.1, whole genome shotgun sequence:
- the LOC133928937 gene encoding protein NRT1/ PTR FAMILY 5.10-like isoform X1 produces MPSGSGSVSDPLLAPSDGTEDAAVDHCGHSADRGATSRWRSALFIIAVEIAERFAFYGVSSNLISYLTGPLGEGNAAAAAAINAWNGAAQLLPLLGGALADNWLGRYRTITLASLLYVLGLGMLAFSTLLTSGSGHQCTTAGGKSCSPSTLQVAFFYVSLYIVAVAQGGHKPCVQAFGADQFDQSDPKESVSRSSFFNWWYFGICAGTAVTLVLLSYVQDNIGWGLGFGIPCAVMACALAAFLLGTRTYRYYVSTGKRSPLARAAEAFAAWRSRRKEGAMQPASQARDRATTESMEFSTRVDEEGQEVVSKAGVVEEAKDVLRLFPIWATCLIYAVAFSQSSTFFTKQAATLDRRVGQRLKVPPAALQSFISITIVVLIPVYDRVIVPLARRYTGKPSGITMLQRIGIGMALSLVSMVIAALVETHRLRVARDAGLVDKPTVPVPMSLWWMVPQYVLFGAADVFTMVGLQEFFYDQVPDKLRSLGLALYLSIFGVGSFISSALVSGIDRVTTAKGRSWFTNNLNRGHLYYFYWLLAALSALELLAYVFFAVTYKYKNKGAVHATLAA; encoded by the exons ATGCCTTCCGGCTCCGGCTCGGTCTCTGACCCCTTGCTCGCGCCTTCCGATGGCACGGAGGACGCGGCGGTGGACCACTGCGGCCACTCCGCCGACCGCGGCGCCACCAGCCGCTGGAGGTCGGCTCTCTTCATCATAG CGGTGGAGATCGCGGAGCGGTTCGCGTTCTACGGGGTGTCGTCGAACCTGATCAGCTACCTGACGGGGCCGCTCGGGGAGGGgaacgcggcggcggcggcggccatcaACGCGTGGAACGGGGCGGCGcagctgctgccgctgctgggCGGGGCCCTCGCGGACAACTGGCTCGGCCGCTACCGCACCATCACGCTCGCCTCGCTCCTCTACGTCCTT GGTTTAGGCATGCTGGCCTTCTCAACCTTGCTCACCTCCGGCAGCGGCCACCAATGCACCACCGCCGGCGGGAAGAGTTGCTCGCCGTCCACTCTCCAGGTGGCCTTCTTCTATGTCTCCCTCTACATCGTGGCCGTCGCGCAGGGCGGCCACAAGCCGTGCGTCCAGGCGTTCGGTGCGGACCAGTTCGACCAGAGCGACCCCAAGGAGTCCGTCTCCAGGAGCTCCTTCTTCAACTGGTGGTACTTCGGCATATGCGCCGGCACCGCCGTCACGCTCGTGCTCCTCAGCTACGTGCAGGACAACATCGGCTGGGGCCTTGGTTTCGGCATCCCGTGCGCCGTCATGGCCTGCGCACTCGCTGCGTTCTTGCTCGGCACACGGACGTACCGCTACTACGTCTCCACCGGCAAGCGGAGCCCGCTCGCTCGTGCCGCCGAGGCTTTCGCGGCGTGGCGGAGCAGGCGGAAGGAAGGCGCTATGCAACCGGCTTCGCAGGCACGCGATCGAGCGACAACAGAGTCGATGGAATTCAG TACCAGAGTCGATGAGGAGGGGCAGGAGGTGGTGAGCAAAGCAGGCGTCGTAGAGGAGGCCAAGGACGTCCTCCGGCTGTTCCCGATATGGGCGACGTGCCTGATCTACGCCGTGGCGTTCTCGCAGTCGTCGACGTTCTTCACCAAGCAGGCGGCGACGCTTGACCGGCGCGTCGGCCAGCGGCTCAAGGTGCCACCGGCCGCGCTGCAGAGCTTCATCAGCATCACCATCGTGGTGTTGATCCCCGTCTACGACCGCGTCATCGTGCCGCTGGCGCGCCGTTACACCGGCAAGCCGTCCGGCATCACCATGCTGCAGCGCATCGGCATAGGGATGGCGCTCTCCCTCGTGTCCATGGTGATCGCGGCGCTCGTCGAGACGCATCGGCTCAGGGTCGCGCGGGACGCAGGCCTGGTGGACAAGCCGACGGTGCCAGTGCCGATGAGCCTGTGGTGGATGGTGCCGCAGTACGTGCTGTTCGGCGCCGCGGACGTGTTCACCATGGTCGGGCTGCAGGAGTTCTTCTACGACCAGGTGCCCGACAAGCTGCGCAGCCTCGGGCTGGCGCTCTACCTCAGCATCTTCGGCGTCGGCAGCTTCATCAGCAGCGCGCTCGTGTCAGGCATCGACAGGGTGACGACG
- the LOC133928937 gene encoding protein NRT1/ PTR FAMILY 5.10-like isoform X2, which translates to MEDGGADATADGAVAAAVDHRGWPASRTSTGGWKPASFIIAVEIAERFAFYGVSANLITYLTGPLGEGIAAAAAALNAWNGVAQLLPLLGGTLADSWLGRYRTIVFASLLYILGLGMLAFSTLLTSGSGHQCTTAGGKSCSPSTLQVAFFYVSLYIVAVAQGGHKPCVQAFGADQFDQSDPKESVSRSSFFNWWYFGICAGTAVTLVLLSYVQDNIGWGLGFGIPCAVMACALAAFLLGTRTYRYYVSTGKRSPLARAAEAFAAWRSRRKEGAMQPASQARDRATTESMEFSTRVDEEGQEVVSKAGVVEEAKDVLRLFPIWATCLIYAVAFSQSSTFFTKQAATLDRRVGQRLKVPPAALQSFISITIVVLIPVYDRVIVPLARRYTGKPSGITMLQRIGIGMALSLVSMVIAALVETHRLRVARDAGLVDKPTVPVPMSLWWMVPQYVLFGAADVFTMVGLQEFFYDQVPDKLRSLGLALYLSIFGVGSFISSALVSGIDRVTTAKGRSWFTNNLNRGHLYYFYWLLAALSALELLAYVFFAVTYKYKNKGAVHATLAA; encoded by the exons ATGGAGGATGGTGGTGCCGACGCAACAGCGGACGGTGCcgtcgcggcggcggtggaccACCGCGGCTGGCCCGCCTCCCGCACCTCCACCGGCGGCTGGAAGCCCGCTTCCTTCATCATAG CGGTGGAGATCGCGGAGCGGTTCGCGTTCTACGGGGTGTCGGCGAACCTGATCACCTACCTGACGGGGCCGCTAGGCGAGGGgatcgcggcggcggcggcggccctcaACGCGTGGAACGGGGTGGCGcagctgctgccgctgctgggCGGGACCCTCGCGGATTCGTGGCTCGGCCGCTACCGCACCATCGTGTTCGCCTCCCTCCTCTACATCCTC GGTTTAGGCATGCTGGCCTTCTCAACCTTGCTCACCTCCGGCAGCGGCCACCAATGCACCACCGCCGGCGGGAAGAGTTGCTCGCCGTCCACTCTCCAGGTGGCCTTCTTCTATGTCTCCCTCTACATCGTGGCCGTCGCGCAGGGCGGCCACAAGCCGTGCGTCCAGGCGTTCGGTGCGGACCAGTTCGACCAGAGCGACCCCAAGGAGTCCGTCTCCAGGAGCTCCTTCTTCAACTGGTGGTACTTCGGCATATGCGCCGGCACCGCCGTCACGCTCGTGCTCCTCAGCTACGTGCAGGACAACATCGGCTGGGGCCTTGGTTTCGGCATCCCGTGCGCCGTCATGGCCTGCGCACTCGCTGCGTTCTTGCTCGGCACACGGACGTACCGCTACTACGTCTCCACCGGCAAGCGGAGCCCGCTCGCTCGTGCCGCCGAGGCTTTCGCGGCGTGGCGGAGCAGGCGGAAGGAAGGCGCTATGCAACCGGCTTCGCAGGCACGCGATCGAGCGACAACAGAGTCGATGGAATTCAG TACCAGAGTCGATGAGGAGGGGCAGGAGGTGGTGAGCAAAGCAGGCGTCGTAGAGGAGGCCAAGGACGTCCTCCGGCTGTTCCCGATATGGGCGACGTGCCTGATCTACGCCGTGGCGTTCTCGCAGTCGTCGACGTTCTTCACCAAGCAGGCGGCGACGCTTGACCGGCGCGTCGGCCAGCGGCTCAAGGTGCCACCGGCCGCGCTGCAGAGCTTCATCAGCATCACCATCGTGGTGTTGATCCCCGTCTACGACCGCGTCATCGTGCCGCTGGCGCGCCGTTACACCGGCAAGCCGTCCGGCATCACCATGCTGCAGCGCATCGGCATAGGGATGGCGCTCTCCCTCGTGTCCATGGTGATCGCGGCGCTCGTCGAGACGCATCGGCTCAGGGTCGCGCGGGACGCAGGCCTGGTGGACAAGCCGACGGTGCCAGTGCCGATGAGCCTGTGGTGGATGGTGCCGCAGTACGTGCTGTTCGGCGCCGCGGACGTGTTCACCATGGTCGGGCTGCAGGAGTTCTTCTACGACCAGGTGCCCGACAAGCTGCGCAGCCTCGGGCTGGCGCTCTACCTCAGCATCTTCGGCGTCGGCAGCTTCATCAGCAGCGCGCTCGTGTCAGGCATCGACAGGGTGACGACG